One window from the genome of Cucumis melo cultivar AY chromosome 12, USDA_Cmelo_AY_1.0, whole genome shotgun sequence encodes:
- the LOC103498321 gene encoding probable ribose-5-phosphate isomerase 4, chloroplastic isoform X2: MRVAMAASLSSSPYTCSSKSIVLSKCSPKIKLGTNRFTISASTSVLSGGSPLLQAAKHTVDAYVKSGMVVGLGSGQASGMAIQYLGRLLRAGALKDIVGVPMSIASASEAAKAGIPLDQFNDSSQDLNSGRTIGTVRHSRGLYILMMIPPIDFSFDDADIIEEGTLIAVIGHRKPQVEDSIIQEKSILNASNQLAFMIKESQYMGGPEGSIPVLVNSLNWMQTAEEIDDLFLGDAEVWRRPSIGHAGPLGGDFPFVTREGHNVLDVIFTSPISSLAEVAESLDQIDGVVDHGVISKFPCTAVIAAESGLQIIDNVQKNMA; this comes from the exons ATGAGAGTGGCCATGGCTGCTTCCCTTTCATCTTCTCCTTACACATGTTCCTCCAAATCCATTGTTTTATCTAAGTGTAGTCCCAAGATCAAACTTGGAACAAATCGCTTCACAATCTCTGCTTCAACCTCCGTTCTTTCTGGCGGTTCTCCCCTTCTTCAAGCAGCCAAGCATACG GTGGACGCATATGTAAAAAGTGGAATGGTTGTTGGCTTGGGATCTGGTCAAGCTTCTGGCATGGCCATTCAATATCTTGGCCGGCTGCTTCGGGCTGGTGCTTTGAAAGATATAGTTGGGGTACCCAT GTCCATAGCAAGTGCAAGTGAAGCTGCCAAGGCCGGAATTCCATTAGACCAGTTCAACGATAGTTCTCAA GACTTGAAttcggggaggacgattggcactgtccgacatagcaggggactttacatccttatGATGATACCTCCG ATTGATTTTTCATTTGATGATGCTGATATCATAGAAGAAGGAACACTTATTGCAGTCATTGGGCATCGGAAACCGCAAGTGGAAGATTCAATAATTCAGGAGAAG TCTATATTAAATGCCTCCAACCAGCTTGCATTCATGATAAAGGAAAGCCAATATATGGGTGGCCCTGAGGGATCGATTCCAGTTTTAGTGAATTCT CTTAACTGGATGCAAACTGCAGAAGAAATTGACGATCTCTTTCTAGGCGATGCAGAG GTATGGAGGAGGCCATCGATTGGGCATGCAGGTCCCCTTGGGGGCGACTTCCCATTTGTCACTAGAGAAGGGCATAACGTACTGGATGTCATATTTACATCTCCTATATCAAGCCTAG CTGAAGTAGCAGAAAGTCTTGACCAGATCGATGGAGTCGTGGATCATGGAGTCATTTCTAAATTTCC ATGCACAGCAGTTATTGCAGCAGAAAGTGGTCTGCAAATTATTGACAATGTACAGAAGAATATGGCATAG
- the LOC103498322 gene encoding UDP-arabinose 4-epimerase 1-like → MLSFGRTRNQSRFGRSVSFGGMDYPDPKRKNNFLGKIVLAASLTAICIIMLKQSPNFSTPTPFASHQLGVTHVLVTGGAGYIGSHAALRLLKDSYRVTIVDNLSRGNLGAVKVLQELFPEYGRLQFIYADLGDAKSVNKIFSENAFDAVMHFAAVAYVGESTLDPLKYYHNITSNTLTVLESMAAHGVKTLIYSSTCATYGEPEKMPITEETPQAPINPYGKAKKMAEEIILDFSKNSKMAVMILRYFNVIGSDPEGRLGEAPRPELREHGRISGACFDAARGIISGLKVKGTDYKTHDGTCIRDYIDVTDLVDAHVKALEKATPGKVGIYNVGTGKGRSVKEFVEACKKATGVDIKVDYLPRRPGDYAEVFSNPTKIKNELNWTAQHTDLQESLSVAWRWQKSHLNGYGNSLVMSS, encoded by the exons ATGCTCAGTTTTGGTAGGACGAGAAATCAATCAAGGTTCGGGAGATCTGTGTCATTTGGAG GTATGGATTATCCTGATCCCAAACGGAAGAACAATTTTTTAGGAAAGATCGTCTTGGCTGCTTCACTTACCGCGATTTGTATTATTATGCTCAAGCAATCCCCAAATTTTAGCACCCCAACCCCG TTTGCAAGTCATCAACTAGGAGTTACTCATGTTCTAGTAACAGGAGGTGCAGGATACATTGGCTCGCATGCTGCACTTCGATTATTAAAGGACTCATACCGTGTAACAATAGTA GACAACCTATCACGAGGAAATCTGGGTGCTGTGAAGGTTTTGCAAGAATTGTTTCCAGAATATGGAAGGCTTCAGTTCATCTATGCTGACTTGGGAGATGCAAAATCC gttaacaaaatattttcagAGAACGCTTTTGATGCCGTCATGCATTTTGCAGCGGTAGCATATGTTGGGGAGAGCACCCTTGATCCCCTGAA GTATTATCACAATATTACTTCAAATACCTTGACAGTATTAGAATCAATGGCAGCACATGGTGTGAAGACATTGATTTATTCTAGTACATGTGCTACATATGGAGAGCCAGAAAAAATGCCCATCACTGAAGAAACTCCTCAG GCCCCAATTAATCCTTATGGAAAAGCCAAGAAGATGGCAGAAGAAATTATCCTCGACTTttcaaaaaattcaaagatGGCAGTAATGATCCTAAG ATACTTCAATGTGATTGGTTCTGATCCAGAGGGCAGACTTGGGGAAGCTCCTAGACCTGAGCTTCGTGAGCACGGTCGCATTTCGGGTGCTTGTTTTGATGCTGCCCGTGGCATTATTTCTGGGCTTAAG GTCAAAGGCACAGATTACAAAACACATGATGGGACTTGCATACGGGATTATATCGACGTAACTGATCTCGTTGATGCTCATGTTAAAGCCCTGGAGAAGGCAACCCCTGGAAAAGTCGGAATCTACAATGTTGGAACAGGAAAAG GTCGATCAGTGAAGGAGTTCGTGGAGGCGTGCAAGAAGGCAACTGGGGTGGACATCAAAGTCGACTATCTCCCTCGTCGACCAGGTGACTACGCCGAAGTATTTAGCAACCCCACTAAGATCAAGAACGAACTGAACTGGACAGCACAACACACCGATCTTCAAGAAAGTTTAAGTGTTGCTTGGAGGTGGCAAAAATCCCATCTGAATGGCTATGGAAATTCTTTGGTTATGTCTTCTTGA
- the LOC103498321 gene encoding probable ribose-5-phosphate isomerase 4, chloroplastic isoform X1: protein MRVAMAASLSSSPYTCSSKSIVLSKCSPKIKLGTNRFTISASTSVLSGGSPLLQAAKHTVDAYVKSGMVVGLGSGQASGMAIQYLGRLLRAGALKDIVGVPMSIASASEAAKAGIPLDQFNDSSQDLNSGRTIGTVRHSRGLYILMMIPPVIDFSFDDADIIEEGTLIAVIGHRKPQVEDSIIQEKSILNASNQLAFMIKESQYMGGPEGSIPVLVNSLNWMQTAEEIDDLFLGDAEVWRRPSIGHAGPLGGDFPFVTREGHNVLDVIFTSPISSLAEVAESLDQIDGVVDHGVISKFPCTAVIAAESGLQIIDNVQKNMA from the exons ATGAGAGTGGCCATGGCTGCTTCCCTTTCATCTTCTCCTTACACATGTTCCTCCAAATCCATTGTTTTATCTAAGTGTAGTCCCAAGATCAAACTTGGAACAAATCGCTTCACAATCTCTGCTTCAACCTCCGTTCTTTCTGGCGGTTCTCCCCTTCTTCAAGCAGCCAAGCATACG GTGGACGCATATGTAAAAAGTGGAATGGTTGTTGGCTTGGGATCTGGTCAAGCTTCTGGCATGGCCATTCAATATCTTGGCCGGCTGCTTCGGGCTGGTGCTTTGAAAGATATAGTTGGGGTACCCAT GTCCATAGCAAGTGCAAGTGAAGCTGCCAAGGCCGGAATTCCATTAGACCAGTTCAACGATAGTTCTCAA GACTTGAAttcggggaggacgattggcactgtccgacatagcaggggactttacatccttatGATGATACCTCCGGTA ATTGATTTTTCATTTGATGATGCTGATATCATAGAAGAAGGAACACTTATTGCAGTCATTGGGCATCGGAAACCGCAAGTGGAAGATTCAATAATTCAGGAGAAG TCTATATTAAATGCCTCCAACCAGCTTGCATTCATGATAAAGGAAAGCCAATATATGGGTGGCCCTGAGGGATCGATTCCAGTTTTAGTGAATTCT CTTAACTGGATGCAAACTGCAGAAGAAATTGACGATCTCTTTCTAGGCGATGCAGAG GTATGGAGGAGGCCATCGATTGGGCATGCAGGTCCCCTTGGGGGCGACTTCCCATTTGTCACTAGAGAAGGGCATAACGTACTGGATGTCATATTTACATCTCCTATATCAAGCCTAG CTGAAGTAGCAGAAAGTCTTGACCAGATCGATGGAGTCGTGGATCATGGAGTCATTTCTAAATTTCC ATGCACAGCAGTTATTGCAGCAGAAAGTGGTCTGCAAATTATTGACAATGTACAGAAGAATATGGCATAG
- the LOC103498321 gene encoding probable ribose-5-phosphate isomerase 4, chloroplastic isoform X3: protein MRVAMAASLSSSPYTCSSKSIVLSKCSPKIKLGTNRFTISASTSVLSGGSPLLQAAKHTVDAYVKSGMVVGLGSGQASGMAIQYLGRLLRAGALKDIVGVPMSIASASEAAKAGIPLDQFNDSSQIDFSFDDADIIEEGTLIAVIGHRKPQVEDSIIQEKSILNASNQLAFMIKESQYMGGPEGSIPVLVNSLNWMQTAEEIDDLFLGDAEVWRRPSIGHAGPLGGDFPFVTREGHNVLDVIFTSPISSLAEVAESLDQIDGVVDHGVISKFPCTAVIAAESGLQIIDNVQKNMA, encoded by the exons ATGAGAGTGGCCATGGCTGCTTCCCTTTCATCTTCTCCTTACACATGTTCCTCCAAATCCATTGTTTTATCTAAGTGTAGTCCCAAGATCAAACTTGGAACAAATCGCTTCACAATCTCTGCTTCAACCTCCGTTCTTTCTGGCGGTTCTCCCCTTCTTCAAGCAGCCAAGCATACG GTGGACGCATATGTAAAAAGTGGAATGGTTGTTGGCTTGGGATCTGGTCAAGCTTCTGGCATGGCCATTCAATATCTTGGCCGGCTGCTTCGGGCTGGTGCTTTGAAAGATATAGTTGGGGTACCCAT GTCCATAGCAAGTGCAAGTGAAGCTGCCAAGGCCGGAATTCCATTAGACCAGTTCAACGATAGTTCTCAA ATTGATTTTTCATTTGATGATGCTGATATCATAGAAGAAGGAACACTTATTGCAGTCATTGGGCATCGGAAACCGCAAGTGGAAGATTCAATAATTCAGGAGAAG TCTATATTAAATGCCTCCAACCAGCTTGCATTCATGATAAAGGAAAGCCAATATATGGGTGGCCCTGAGGGATCGATTCCAGTTTTAGTGAATTCT CTTAACTGGATGCAAACTGCAGAAGAAATTGACGATCTCTTTCTAGGCGATGCAGAG GTATGGAGGAGGCCATCGATTGGGCATGCAGGTCCCCTTGGGGGCGACTTCCCATTTGTCACTAGAGAAGGGCATAACGTACTGGATGTCATATTTACATCTCCTATATCAAGCCTAG CTGAAGTAGCAGAAAGTCTTGACCAGATCGATGGAGTCGTGGATCATGGAGTCATTTCTAAATTTCC ATGCACAGCAGTTATTGCAGCAGAAAGTGGTCTGCAAATTATTGACAATGTACAGAAGAATATGGCATAG